CGAGGCCGAGCTGCGCGCGCTGCAGGCCGAGTTCGAGCGCCAGCGCCTGGGGCTGCGGCGCATCGAGGCGGAGCTCTCCGGCCGGGGGCTTGAGCGCGAGCCGGGCGATTCGCCGGTGCTGTTTGCGCAGGTGGCGGCGCAGCAGGCGGCGAACGTGCGCGCCCACGAAAGTGCGCTCGCGCAGGAGCGCGCCGTGCTGGACAAGGCGCGCCATGACCTTGCGGCGGCCGAGGAAACGAGGGCGAAGCTGCAGGAAATCCTGCCGCACTATCGCGAGCAGGAGGCGGCCTTCGAGCGGCTGGCGCGCGAGGGCTTTGCCGGGCGCATTCTGGCCGCCGAGCGCCGGCGCGAGCGCATCGAGCGCGAGCAGGAGCTGAGGGCGCAGGAGCACCTGGTGCGCTCGAACCTTGCGCTGATCGAGCAGGCCGAGCGCAGGCTCGCGCAGCTGTCGGCCGAGTACCGGCGCCGCCTGCAGGCCGAGCGCCTGGAGGTCTCCGGCCAGCTTGAGCGGCTGACGCAGGAGCTTGCCCGGCA
This DNA window, taken from Nitrospirota bacterium, encodes the following:
- a CDS encoding HlyD family type I secretion periplasmic adaptor subunit, with translation LRIQERPPAPLAGWMLRLMLALVAGALLWAYVGRLDIVAVAEGKLVPASYVKIVQPAEQGIVREILVREGEQVAEGQVLMRMDPVIAEAELRALQAEFERQRLGLRRIEAELSGRGLEREPGDSPVLFAQVAAQQAANVRAHESALAQERAVLDKARHDLAAAEETRAKLQEILPHYREQEAAFERLAREGFAGRILAAERRRERIEREQELRAQEHLVRSNLALIEQAERRLAQLSAEYRRRLQAERLEVSGQLERLTQELARQRHRRALLELRAPAAGTVKDLATHTAGTVAAPGTILMTLVPEGEKLLAEVWVGNADAGFVRAGQPAKLKLAPFPFHKYG